In bacterium, the genomic window CCCTTTTTTGGATGGGTCAAGGGGCAGGAAGCGGGCCGGGGGGGGAGAAGAACGGGGAGGGAGGCGAACATAACACGAAAAATCTTAATTCTTCATTTGTATCGGGGCATTAACGAAATTATTAGCACTCTATCTATAGGAGTGCTAATTTCCTGTTGACAGCGCAAACAATAGGGTTTATACCAAGCAACGTGGCGAATAACAGAAATATGAGTCGGGTTGACTCAACCTTTGAGTCATAACGGTAGGCCTCGCGGGGAGTAAAAAAAACTCCTGCCGGGGCGGGTTTTTACATCCAGGTTTTTACATCCAGACACAGAAGGAGAAGGAAGAAGATGGCCAAGGTGAAGACCAAGATTCAACCTTTGCAGGATCGCCTCCTGGTCAAGCGCGTTGAGGAGGAAGAGGAAGCGCAGGGGGGCATTATTATTCCCGATTCGGCCAAGGAGAAGCCGCAGGAAGGCGAAGTCGTGGCCGTGGGCCCGGGAAAGGTGACCGACGATGGCAAAAGGCAGGTGATGGAGCTCAAGCCTGGCGACCGCATTCTCTTTGCCAAATACGCTGGCACCGAGGTGAAAGTGGAGGGTGAGGAATATCTCATCATGCGGGAGGACGACGTGCTGGCCGTCACACGCTAGGACGCCGCTGCCTGAGAGACGCAAACCAAAAGGGAGAGTGAAAAACGATGTCCAAGATTATTCTTTTTGATGAAGAAGCCCGGCAGAAGATCAAACGGGGCGTGGACCAGCTGGCCAACGCAGTGAAGGTCACCCTCGGTCCTCGCGGCCGCAACGTGGTTATTGACCGCAAGTTCGGCTCC contains:
- the groES gene encoding co-chaperone GroES, yielding MAKVKTKIQPLQDRLLVKRVEEEEEAQGGIIIPDSAKEKPQEGEVVAVGPGKVTDDGKRQVMELKPGDRILFAKYAGTEVKVEGEEYLIMREDDVLAVTR